Genomic DNA from Longimicrobiales bacterium:
TTCTCCCCTTCAGTACGAAGTGATTCGCGCTCATCGGGTGTGAGATATCGGAACGGGATGATCTGCTGGAGCATGGTCTTCGACCGCTGAAGCCAGAGGGGCTGAGATGCGGAAGAATAGGTGCCAGTGGCGGGGTGGCGCACCCGAGTCGTCTTGATTTTCTTCCGGGCAATGAAATTGAGATCGATGGCCACCCGCTGGGGTGCCGGGGTGGCCCTCACCTTGTTTGCGGGACTCGCGCACGAAGCACTTGGCCAACAGACGCCGAGCAGTTTATCTGCTGACATGTCCCTGGGGCAGACCGCAGCTGAGGCTTCTGGGATCGTGGATCTTCAAAGGCTCTCCGGGCCAATCACGTTCGACGGCTTCAGCGATGAGGCGGCATGGCAGGACATCGAGCCGCTATCGTTGACGATGTACGAGCCGACCTTTCGAGGCGCGACCGATCGACGCATCCAGGTGCTGGTTGGATACGACAGCGTCGCTGTCTACATGGCGGGGCGCTTCTATCATGACGACCCCGATGAGATCCGTGCCTTCTCTCTGACACGGGACCGCTGGAGTGGTGACGACGGGTTCGGGATCCTGTTCGACACCTTCAACGACAACGAGAACGGCGTACGCTTTGTCGGCCTCCCTCTCGGGGCGCGAATGGACATGACGGTCACCGGCGGTGGCGCTCAAGGAGACAGTGGTGGCAGAGGCGGGTCAGGTGGTGGCCCGCGCAGCAGCTCATGGAACGCTTTCTGGGACCTCGAGACTCAGGTGACTGAGGAGGGATGGTTCGGAGAGATCCGCATCCCCTTCTCATCTTTGCGCTTCGAGACCGAGGCCGATGGCTCGGTCGTCATGGGCATGATGGCCTACGCGTACGAGCCAGGTGAGGCGTCTCGTTGGACGTTCCCTGCTATTCCGCAGGACTTTCCCTATACCCAGATCTCCGCTTGGCAGGACGTACGCCTCGAGGACATCCAATCGTCCAGTCCGATCTACGTGATGCCCTACGCCCTGACCGGTGGAACCCGAGCCTCGGTTCTCAACGAAGCCAGGGATGAGTGGAGCTACGAAACCAGAGAGCAGTACGAAGTCGGCGGCGAGGTGAAGCTCAATCCTACGCCGAACCTCACGCTCGACCTGACGGTCAACACGGACTTCGCCGCCGTCGAGGCAGATCAACAGCAGGTCAACCTCACCCGTTTCTCACTCTTCTTCGACGAGAAGCGCCCGTTCTTCCAAGAACGTGCAGGCATCTTCGGCTTCGACACCGGTGCAGACCGGGGAACGCTGTTCTACTCGCGCAGAATCGGCCTCTCCGAGGATGGCGCTCCGGTCCGCATCTACGGCGGAGCCCGTATGGTGGGTCGCATCGGGACATGGGACCTCGGCTTCATCAATATGCAGACACAGGCCTACCTGACCCGTGCCTCTGAGAACTTCGGGGTACTCCGACTGAAGCGACGGGTGCTGAACGAGAACTCGTTCATAGGGGCGATGTCGACGAGTCGGATCGCCGCCGACGGCCGTTACAACGTGACGTACGGAACAGACGGCCTCTTCCGGCTGGGCTCGGACGAGTACTTCACGCTGAAGTGGTTGCAGACCTTCCAGGGAGGCGATGCGTTCCTCGATGCGGCGCCATCGGGCTCCGGCGCAGGACGAGTCGTCTTCGACTGGACCCGTCGACGTCTCGGCGGGCTCAGCTACCAGCATTCCTTCACGTACTCCGGCGCAGGATACAATCCAGGCATCGGCTTCGAGTCGCGGCAGAACTTCACCCGAGGCCAGAGTGACTGGAACTATCAGTGGTTCCCCAACGAAACGTCGACCTGGCGGAGGGTCTGGGTCGGGGCCAAGAACAACCTCTGGGCCCGCAACGCAGACGAGGAGGTCGAGACCGGATTGATCTCACCCTTCATCCAGCTCGAGACGAAGCCCGGTATCACTTTCAAGCTGGCCGCAAACTCGCAATACGAAGATGTGGTGGAGGACTTCAATCTCTCCGACGGGGCCACGATCCCCCGAGGCTCCTACTGGTTCACGGAAGGAGAGGGCCAGTTCCGTGCCCCACGCGGATGGACCGTTCGACCGAATCTCACACTCACTGGTGGTCAGTTCTTCGACGGCACGAGGGTCGCCATCGGCTCCAACCTGTCATGGAGTGTCAATCAGCACCTGGAGCTTCAAGGTGGATGGGAGTGGAATCGGATCGAGTTCGAAGATCGCATGCAAAACTTCGACTCAAACCTCTTCCGGTTGACTGCCCGCGGCGCCGTCAACACGAAAATCTCCGTGGATGCGTTCGCGCAGTACAACTCACTTAATGACCAACTGGCCATGAACACGCGATTCCGGTACAACTTCCGCGAGGGTCAGGATCTGTGGTTCGTGTGGAACGAGGGCCTCAACCTCGAGCGAGAAATTCTCGGGGTGCCCACGCTCCCACTTGAGAGTGCTCAGGCACTGACGCTGAAGTACACACACACTTTCATTTTTTAGTCCCGTGTCCCTCGAGCAAGAAATCGCTAGGCGCCGCACCTTCGCCATCATCAGTCACCCGGATGCCGGAAAAACTACGCTGACGGAGAAGCTGCTCCTTTATGGCGGTGCGATCCGCACCGCTGGCTCGGTCAAAGGACGGAGGGCGGATCGGCATGCGACGTCCGACTGGCTCGAGATGGAGCAGGAACGTGGAATTTCGATCACCGCGAGCGTTCTGCACTTCGACTACGAAGGCTTTCGAATCAACTTGCTGGACACCCCGGGGCACCAGGATTTTTCGGAAGACACGTACCGGGCGCTGACGGCCGCCGACAGTGCGATCATGCTCCTCGACAATCGGAAGGGTGTCGAGACGCAGACACGAAAACTCTTCAGCGTCTGTCGGAAGCGACGGCTGCCGATCTTCACCTTTGTGAACAAGTGTGACCGCGTCGGAGAGGACCCCCTCGGGCTCCTCGACGACGTGCAGGTTGAGCTCGGCATCGACTGT
This window encodes:
- a CDS encoding DUF5916 domain-containing protein, translating into MATRWGAGVALTLFAGLAHEALGQQTPSSLSADMSLGQTAAEASGIVDLQRLSGPITFDGFSDEAAWQDIEPLSLTMYEPTFRGATDRRIQVLVGYDSVAVYMAGRFYHDDPDEIRAFSLTRDRWSGDDGFGILFDTFNDNENGVRFVGLPLGARMDMTVTGGGAQGDSGGRGGSGGGPRSSSWNAFWDLETQVTEEGWFGEIRIPFSSLRFETEADGSVVMGMMAYAYEPGEASRWTFPAIPQDFPYTQISAWQDVRLEDIQSSSPIYVMPYALTGGTRASVLNEARDEWSYETREQYEVGGEVKLNPTPNLTLDLTVNTDFAAVEADQQQVNLTRFSLFFDEKRPFFQERAGIFGFDTGADRGTLFYSRRIGLSEDGAPVRIYGGARMVGRIGTWDLGFINMQTQAYLTRASENFGVLRLKRRVLNENSFIGAMSTSRIAADGRYNVTYGTDGLFRLGSDEYFTLKWLQTFQGGDAFLDAAPSGSGAGRVVFDWTRRRLGGLSYQHSFTYSGAGYNPGIGFESRQNFTRGQSDWNYQWFPNETSTWRRVWVGAKNNLWARNADEEVETGLISPFIQLETKPGITFKLAANSQYEDVVEDFNLSDGATIPRGSYWFTEGEGQFRAPRGWTVRPNLTLTGGQFFDGTRVAIGSNLSWSVNQHLELQGGWEWNRIEFEDRMQNFDSNLFRLTARGAVNTKISVDAFAQYNSLNDQLAMNTRFRYNFREGQDLWFVWNEGLNLEREILGVPTLPLESAQALTLKYTHTFIF